One window of the Papaver somniferum cultivar HN1 unplaced genomic scaffold, ASM357369v1 unplaced-scaffold_115, whole genome shotgun sequence genome contains the following:
- the LOC113329023 gene encoding uncharacterized protein LOC113329023 codes for MALWRYSSRANLQAHELYHPVADADALNYAAAAAAAREVFLEEILTRLVYWLGNLLILDFSVFHQQALNDFSELTKEERDTISNKCILRVRRDNGYSDAINAARVCDSLKFRFESRSPAEPPGIYTNAKKYYRRLRKKALERRRKFLAEIEELRNEDSKRQRETAAKAEADITSDGESDSDSDTDYFGSDSENDTDSDTDSTESDDESNADSEPDYNQSDDESNADSEIDYSESDDESYSDSETEHIENDAESRVKTRHTQSDGESDLLSEIEYSEEMADLLGIDRHMFRDCI; via the exons ATGGCTCTATGGAGATATTCATCTCGAGCAAATTTACAGGCTCATGAGTTGTACCACCCTGTTGCTGATGCAGATGCCCTCAATtatgctgctgcagctgctgctgcacgAGAAGTGTTTCTCGAAGAGATTCTTACTCGATTGGTTTACTGGCTAGGCAACTTGCTGATTCTGGATTTTTCGGTGTTTCATCAGCAG GCTTTAAATGACTTTTCAGAACTGACCAAGGAAGAGCGTGACACGATTTCAAACAAGTGCATCCTAAGAGTGCGAAGG GATAATGGGTATAGCGATGCCATAAATGCTGCAAGAGTATGCGATTCCTTGAAGTTTCGTTTTGAGTCACGATCCCCAGCTGAGCCTCCTGGCATTTATACTAATGCTAAAAAGTATTATCGTCGTTTACGCAAGAAGGCTTTAGAGAGACGGAG GAAATTTCTTGCAGAAATAGAAGAACTGCGCAACGAGGATTCAAAGAGACAAAG GGAGACTGCTGCGAAAGCTGAAGCAGACATTACGAGTGATGGTGAAAGTGATTCAGATTCTGACACAGATTACTTTGGGAGTGATAGTGAAAATGATACAGATTCTGATACAGATTCCACTGAGAGTGATGATGAAAGCAACGCAGATTCTGAACCAGATTACAATCAGAGTGATGATGAAAGCAACGCAGATTCTGAAATAGATTACAGTGAGAGTGATGATGAAAGCTATTCAGATTCAGAAACAGAACACATTGAGAATGATGCTGAAAGCCGTGTAAAAACAAGACACACTCAGAGTGATGGTGAAAGTGATTTACTTTCTGAAATAGAATACTCAGAGGAAATGGCTGACCTTTTAGGCATAGACAGGCATATGTTTAGAGACTGCATTTGA